The Glycine max cultivar Williams 82 chromosome 17, Glycine_max_v4.0, whole genome shotgun sequence genome contains the following window.
CataccaaaaataaattatttttcttgttattttcccTTTGCTAACGGAAAGCCATGAAATTCGGGAAGAGCCTGAGCAGCCAGATCGAGAAAACCCTGCCAGAGTGGCGCGACAAGTTCCTCTCCTACAAGGagctcaagaagaagctcaagcAATTCGACCCTCCCGCCCCCGCCTCCGCCGCCGATGAACGCCCCGGCAAGCGCCTCAAGACCGACGCCGGCAACGCCGACGCCGACGCCGTTTCCGACGCCTCCGACATGTCGAAGGAGGAGAGCGACTTCCGGAACCTGCTGGAGAATGAACTCGACAAATTCAACACCTTCTTCGTTGAGAAGGAGGAAGAGTACATTATCAGACTCAAGGTACTCTTTCTATCAATGTTTTGTTGAGTTGCGTCAAGATCTGTTTCTTTTTCGATTCTTTAGGATTCCTTCAATTCAATGgtaaataactaaatattaaaCTGTTaggatttctttcttttgtctGGATGAGTTTGACGTTATTATTTGCTTTTTAATGAATAAGTGGATTTTGCTATTTTAACTTGTCCAATAATCTTTCTcgaatttagatatttttcgTGGATATCTGtcaattttctctctctccataatttaaaatatataggaACTCTTTATGTTGTTACGAAATATAATTTCGATTAGCTAAGAAAATTGGTAGATTTACGAGTTATGGACATCGATGGATGACGAATTTTGGTGTGATCAAACAAAATATCGGGTTTCGATTAGGTAATACGATGAAGATTCTTATTCCAATTTGGAAATGCCAATTCGTCTGTCTTGCTTTTCTTCCGCACAACATTATGACTTTCTTTAGGCCTTTTGATTATTTATGGATAACTGTAACCGCAGTTTAAGCTTATAAAGTAAGATCTATTTAACTCTGGGTTGGGCGCAGGGTGATTTATATTCATGAAACAGTTAGATAATGGGAAGTTCTAATGTATATTGTGGTTGGAATCTACAGGAGTTACAAGATAGTGTGGCCCAAGTTAAGGGTTCGCGGGAAGAGATGATGAAAATCCACAAGGAAATTGTGGATTTCCATGGAGAGATGGTCTTGCTGGAAAACTACAGTGCCCTCAACTATACAGGTACTTCCAactttcatatatattataatatttgtttatttttctatattgatgttgaaatgtaacaaaatttgtattctttacatttttaaaactttgcCCATGTCCCTTTTAGAATTATACCATTTCTAAGTGCAATGGAAAAATCAAGTAGTAAGATAGAATAAGATGCGTTTCCAATACAAGTTGTCCACTCCATTGCTCCTGAAAATTCTTCTGGGCAAGTTGGTAGGACAAAGCACTTGCTTTTCTTGGAATGAAGAATCTACTTTGAACATGTCCATGTttctgaaattgaacaactagCTCCTTTGATACATCTATAACTAGGCTTCTTATTCTTCTATTTACTTGGTAAGCCAGCTAAATCAAGAATTGTATGTCCTCAATGTTCGAATTAAATATGATGCTGATCTTCATAAATATTCCAGTTGCATAGTATACAAAGGTCACATCATCTTAAAGCATAAACAATCAAAAAGAGGAGTTTCACTTTTTTTACTTGCCACTTGAAAGTGATTCTGGTTTGAAAATGCTACAAAAGTACATGGAATATGAATAAATGTGGTTTTCAGACAGATTTTCTGTGATTATTGTATCTCTGCTCTGCACTTTTTAGCTGGAAACCACTGTGTCAACTTTAGATCAACTAGTTATTTTGAGCATAAATGGAAGAATATGTTACGTAtgatatttgtttctttaaacaACTATTCCATTCCTGGTATCTAATTATTACctcaattttcatttcattccacAGGGCTAGTGAAAATACTTAAAAAGTATGACAAGAGAACCGGTGCTCTCATTCGCTTGCCCTTCATTCAGAAGGTCTTGCAACAACCTTTCTTTACCACTGACTTGCTCTACAAGCTTGTAAAGGAGTGTGAAACAATGCTGGACCACCTTTTCCCTGTGAATGATCCTGCTCCAGTTTCCACTGAGACAACTCCCCAAGCTGAAGGTTTTGATCCTTCAACTTCAACCACTACCAAGAGTGATGGTTTGGTGATTCCGAAGGAATTAGCTGAGATCGAGTACATGGAGAGCCTTTATATGAAGAGTACTGTATCAGCATTGCATGTTTTGCAGGAAATTAGAAGTGGAAGCTCAACAGTTAGCATGTTTTCATTGCCACCGTTGAAGATAAGTGGTTCAGAAGaagaaacatggaagaaaatcCCTGTTCTGGAACAAGCAGCCAAGTAACCTGCTGGGTTACGTTGCTGAGTAATGTAGAGGGATGGCTATTTTCCcatctatttttcttctcttaaatCGGACGCCTCTGTTATGCACGCCTTAGATACTAACACAGATGTAAGATGCTAAATGTAAAGATGGAgttaattttatagaattataGGTTCCATATAATAAAACCTCTGGATTTTAAAGAAGTTATGTTTTGACATTTTGCTGACGCACGTATTCAGTAAGTAATGCAATTATATATTCCATTTCTGTTTCATAATACAATGTTATAGGATGCATTTGGAGGTCAGATTTATAAGTACCCTGCCACCCTTCCATTTTTTCTGTTTGACAATAATAGATCATACGTCAAGCTGCACTCAGAAGGTGGGGTTATAGAAAAGTTCAATGGTTAGATTTGCAACTCCACACCGTGCACTTTCTTTTGAAACTCAATTCCACTTTACAGTATTTTAAGAGATTATGTACGAAAGGTTTGAGAAGAAATGCATCACAACCCGAATGAAATGCTCACAATACCATGAAATATAAAGTCTTTTATTACAAGAACTTTCATGGTGGCAAGTACAGAAGCTAGCTTTTCATATCAATCACAAAAACAACGTGAACAACAATGCAAGATGAAA
Protein-coding sequences here:
- the SPX8 gene encoding SPX domain-containing protein 8, with the protein product MKFGKSLSSQIEKTLPEWRDKFLSYKELKKKLKQFDPPAPASAADERPGKRLKTDAGNADADAVSDASDMSKEESDFRNLLENELDKFNTFFVEKEEEYIIRLKELQDSVAQVKGSREEMMKIHKEIVDFHGEMVLLENYSALNYTGLVKILKKYDKRTGALIRLPFIQKVLQQPFFTTDLLYKLVKECETMLDHLFPVNDPAPVSTETTPQAEGFDPSTSTTTKSDGLVIPKELAEIEYMESLYMKSTVSALHVLQEIRSGSSTVSMFSLPPLKISGSEEETWKKIPVLEQAAK